Sequence from the Populus nigra chromosome 17, ddPopNigr1.1, whole genome shotgun sequence genome:
GATCGTCATTCtcattatagattttttttaattaacgatTTTCGCCCTTaaatgcaaattaaaacaaaagaaaaccaaacCATAAGACACCCTTAAACAGATAAAAATTaacataggaaaaaaaaaacaaccaggGTCGAACAAACAtccttaaatatattaatttcaaattttatttagtaactgaattaaattaatttccatgTAAATTGAAAAACCAAATGGGTTCTCCTAAATAAACAGTACAAAACCCTTAACAGAGCCAAACAAGCAgtataaaaatagcaaaaaattaaaaacaaaaggaaaggaaagggatAAAAAGACTACTTGAACTGGTTAGTGAGAGTCCAAAGGTAGGGATTGGACCAGGTGAGAATAGAGAACGCAGCCGACCCGATCCAAATGTTGACGAATCTGTCTGGGTCGGCGTGCGGGACGCCAGGGTCTCCTCTGTATGCATTTCCAAAGTACTTCTCCATTAGATCTCTTTGGCAACGACGGTCTGCAGTTATCACCAGCTCTGTGGTTCTGTTTCTACTTATCCGCTTGTtactgtttttatatttatttatttattattttcgtTTCCTTTCTTGTTTACCTTAGGTTTCTAAGCTACGAACAACACAGAGTATATAGGCGGGACGGAGCAACTGGGCCGAGTTGGATTGAGATTGagtcattttaattttcttctgaCTTTTTCAGGGACTAAGCCCACAAAAACATATGCATCAACGtctagaaaaattttaaaaagaaatcaaacgatttcaacaaagaaaaaataaaagtatatgtatcattttcattttctattttctattttctagtttttaaaatctaagttttttaaaaaaattgtttgttttcttcttcatttttttttcaaaacataaaaatccaacctattgttaaaaaaattcaaaaaaccaaGTGAGGTGGGGTTAAAAAATTGGATGGTGATTtctggttttgtattttttatttttaaaaatcataatcacaattaaaaattaaaataagggtATGGTGATTTCACTGTTcaaagagaaaatattataaattataatagcattccatattgttttctttttaaaaaaaaaataatttcattatcggatatttttttcattttgattccttaattttttttctttactccTTTGAAGTTGTGTTTATTTGGGCTTGGGATTGGGATTGATGGTTTCCTTTGATTGCCTAGGTTATGAGATCTTGGGGtgtcaagaaaaaattatgatgctTAATTTggcaaaattaattgaaattttattgttttaaaataattgaagctAGAGGAAccaaatataaacaataaacatgtattcaatccttttttcttaaaagaatcAAGGACTAAATTACACGAGTAAGGGAAAGATCAACCCCTTTTTGTGTctcaattttttgatttaaatttgatcattttacatggagtttatttgagattgaacTTAACAATGTTTTATGGTGGCCTGATATGAGGATCCCATTATGTTTAGGAAAACTTTTGGTGCACGTGCACGGTTGATACTcagttttgcaaaataaaattcaattttactaTTCTAA
This genomic interval carries:
- the LOC133676626 gene encoding uncharacterized protein LOC133676626, encoding MEKYFGNAYRGDPGVPHADPDRFVNIWIGSAAFSILTWSNPYLWTLTNQFNWHDKAFLFEQYHWKKAMKKKEPYKFKWNKMDREVRDSYYFNWPIYFP